The proteins below come from a single Halostagnicola larsenii XH-48 genomic window:
- a CDS encoding digeranylgeranylglycerophospholipid reductase has product MNDEYDVVIAGAGPAGAQCARDLAARGYDTVVLETEDEAEFPRQSNKSTAGTFPSMMSAFGIPDDVVMNYTENVVLESPNDYYVRQQPGAVLEFADFKRYLVADGRDDGAEYVFDAHVTEPITENGEPIGVRYNGSEEVYADIVIDATGPSAPLAKKLGVSNLERSNHAIGIEYELEGIEIDRQGYADLTDAMMLRLDHDLAPGGYSWIFHTGADTAKVGICYIQNDSHQNYARDDFSVDDYLQHWLDTDPRFANASRIEGKQHRGSAHIQMPGKLYTDRFMAIGDTVPSVDPLWGEGINKCMRSGRAAATTVDACLKHGEIEPTAENLEVYETLWHRDVAPNADSRLLMTELLYLASNDRYDQLMASLSELGEDTLSKANKGSKRAILQLLSPSDLPLLAKFARQRLGR; this is encoded by the coding sequence ATGAACGACGAGTACGATGTGGTGATCGCCGGTGCAGGCCCCGCTGGGGCCCAGTGTGCGCGCGATCTCGCAGCGCGGGGCTACGACACCGTCGTCCTCGAGACTGAGGACGAAGCCGAGTTCCCGCGCCAGTCAAACAAATCGACCGCGGGCACCTTCCCGTCGATGATGTCCGCGTTCGGGATTCCCGACGACGTCGTGATGAACTACACCGAGAACGTCGTCCTCGAGTCGCCGAACGACTACTACGTCCGACAGCAACCGGGGGCCGTCCTCGAGTTCGCCGACTTCAAACGGTATCTGGTCGCGGACGGGCGAGACGACGGCGCGGAGTACGTCTTCGACGCCCACGTCACTGAACCGATCACCGAAAACGGGGAACCGATCGGCGTCCGGTACAACGGCTCCGAGGAGGTCTACGCCGATATCGTGATCGACGCGACGGGTCCGAGCGCCCCCCTCGCGAAGAAACTCGGCGTCAGTAACTTAGAGCGGTCGAACCACGCCATCGGTATCGAGTACGAACTCGAGGGTATCGAGATCGATCGACAGGGTTACGCGGATCTGACCGACGCGATGATGCTCCGACTCGATCACGACCTCGCACCCGGCGGCTACTCGTGGATCTTCCACACGGGCGCGGACACGGCGAAAGTCGGCATCTGTTACATCCAAAACGACAGTCATCAGAACTACGCGCGCGACGATTTCAGCGTCGACGACTATCTCCAGCACTGGCTCGACACCGATCCGCGGTTCGCGAACGCCTCCCGTATCGAAGGCAAGCAACACCGCGGGTCGGCACACATCCAGATGCCGGGTAAGCTGTACACGGATCGGTTCATGGCCATCGGCGACACCGTCCCGTCGGTCGACCCGCTCTGGGGCGAGGGAATCAACAAGTGCATGCGCTCGGGTCGAGCCGCCGCGACCACGGTCGACGCCTGTCTCAAACACGGCGAGATCGAGCCAACGGCGGAGAACCTCGAGGTCTACGAGACCCTCTGGCACCGGGACGTCGCCCCCAACGCAGATTCGCGGCTGTTGATGACGGAGCTGCTGTATCTCGCCTCGAACGACCGCTACGATCAGCTGATGGCCTCCCTCTCAGAACTGGGCGAAGACACGTTGTCGAAGGCAAACAAGGGGAGCAAACGCGCGATCCTTCAGCTGCTGTCGCCAAGCGATCTCCCGCTGTTGGCCAAGTTCGCCCGCCAGCGACTGGGCCGTTAG
- a CDS encoding universal stress protein: MSLDTILLAVGPTDSDRIDELAQAVVDVAAPADATVVLAHVFTQDEYDEVCDRLDFDQARDDFDADDVANHHATIRELENVLNEHDVSYDIRGAVGDHGETIVGLAETTAADRVVVGGRKRSPAGKAVFGSTAQDILLSSPAPVTFVRND; this comes from the coding sequence ATGTCGCTCGATACGATTCTACTGGCCGTCGGACCGACCGATTCTGACCGAATCGACGAACTCGCACAGGCAGTTGTCGACGTCGCCGCTCCAGCGGACGCGACCGTCGTGCTCGCGCACGTCTTCACCCAAGATGAGTACGACGAAGTCTGTGACCGCCTCGACTTCGATCAGGCGCGCGACGACTTCGACGCGGACGACGTTGCGAACCACCACGCGACGATCCGGGAACTCGAGAACGTTCTGAACGAACACGACGTGTCCTACGACATTCGCGGCGCTGTCGGCGATCACGGCGAGACGATCGTCGGGCTCGCGGAGACGACCGCCGCCGACCGGGTCGTCGTCGGCGGACGGAAACGGTCGCCAGCCGGGAAGGCGGTGTTCGGCTCGACCGCACAGGACATCTTGCTCTCGTCGCCAGCGCCCGTCACGTTCGTCCGCAACGACTGA
- a CDS encoding amino acid-binding protein, with the protein MGDSPTPDDTGSRSSTVDGTQPADPSSDGGLRAYTVRLELVDEPGELLRALAPISENGGNLLSIHHERGNITPRGHIPVEVDLECPPDRFADVVESLREGGVNVIQAGAERYGGEVSVVLVGHVVDTDLSDTLSAIETEANAVVLDLSLAAPDGTTGIASARLRLAIDTGRAEEVLESIRSIGAEKDLTVVEPLPGGEA; encoded by the coding sequence ATGGGTGATTCGCCCACCCCCGACGACACGGGATCTCGATCCAGTACAGTAGACGGAACACAGCCTGCCGATCCGAGCTCCGACGGCGGACTTCGCGCCTACACCGTCCGCCTCGAACTCGTCGACGAGCCGGGTGAGTTACTCCGCGCGCTCGCGCCGATCTCCGAAAACGGCGGCAATCTCCTGAGCATTCACCACGAGCGCGGGAACATCACCCCGCGCGGACACATCCCCGTCGAAGTCGACCTCGAGTGTCCGCCGGACCGGTTCGCCGATGTCGTCGAATCCCTCCGCGAGGGCGGCGTCAACGTCATCCAGGCCGGAGCCGAACGCTACGGCGGCGAGGTGTCGGTCGTCCTCGTCGGCCACGTCGTCGACACCGACCTGTCCGATACGCTCTCTGCGATCGAAACCGAAGCCAACGCCGTCGTTCTCGACCTCTCGCTTGCCGCCCCGGACGGAACGACCGGAATCGCCAGCGCGCGCCTTCGACTCGCGATCGACACCGGCCGAGCCGAGGAGGTACTCGAGTCGATCCGATCGATCGGCGCGGAGAAGGATCTTACCGTCGTCGAACCGCTCCCCGGAGGTGAGGCCTGA
- a CDS encoding Lrp/AsnC family transcriptional regulator, with protein sequence MNLDDTDRSILYLLQQEMRTNLSHEDIAEKIDVSSSTVGNRIRQLKEAGILQDYQPKINYEAAGVPHHILFVCTAPIGERKEIAPQATKIDGVVNVRELLTGQRNLHVEIVCLDAKSIETVAEELDELGLEIEMSEILREEYSQPFNHFGMELIEESGGE encoded by the coding sequence ATGAATCTCGATGACACAGATCGATCGATCCTCTATCTCCTGCAACAGGAGATGCGGACGAACCTCAGTCACGAAGATATCGCCGAGAAGATCGACGTGTCGTCCAGCACCGTCGGAAACCGAATCCGACAGCTCAAAGAAGCGGGGATCTTGCAGGACTATCAACCGAAGATCAACTACGAAGCGGCGGGCGTTCCACATCACATCCTCTTCGTCTGTACGGCCCCGATCGGTGAACGCAAGGAGATCGCCCCACAGGCGACCAAGATCGACGGGGTCGTCAACGTCAGAGAGCTACTCACCGGACAGCGGAACCTTCACGTCGAAATCGTCTGTCTCGACGCCAAAAGCATCGAGACGGTTGCGGAGGAGCTAGACGAGCTCGGACTCGAGATAGAGATGTCGGAGATACTCCGCGAAGAGTACTCACAACCGTTCAATCATTTCGGGATGGAATTGATAGAAGAATCAGGCGGAGAGTGA
- a CDS encoding CPBP family intramembrane glutamic endopeptidase, giving the protein MADSRRVRTEGSNGDRPQDTGHRISLFWRIAAVFVAVTIIWLVIQYVSRAAFGTGYDRDGHVVSGVLATVLTLPVVVLARRVLDRRPWAGLGLAPLRSGWQSFLIGSACYLLPAAAGLTAVVALGRVEITLETSLSELLLLVTSLMALVFLYEAFPEELVFRGYLYHNLAAAYSQRLAVAGQTVLFTLWAVTIGAAPTVERVVIFLAMAAVLGMIRAITGDVWACIGFHVAFQTVQQLFAGGWAGHAFAVTNPGTLEMIAFGIVPFALSIAVLEMFVQNDVDWGEPESTPFE; this is encoded by the coding sequence ATGGCTGATTCACGTCGCGTCCGAACGGAGGGGTCCAACGGAGATCGACCGCAGGATACGGGCCACCGCATCTCGCTGTTCTGGCGAATTGCGGCCGTGTTCGTCGCCGTAACGATAATCTGGCTCGTTATCCAGTACGTGAGCCGAGCGGCTTTCGGGACGGGCTACGATCGCGACGGACACGTCGTCTCGGGCGTCCTCGCCACCGTACTGACCCTCCCGGTAGTCGTACTGGCTCGCCGCGTTCTCGATCGACGCCCGTGGGCCGGGTTAGGGCTCGCCCCACTTCGTTCCGGTTGGCAGTCGTTCCTGATTGGATCGGCGTGTTACTTACTCCCCGCAGCCGCCGGGTTGACGGCGGTCGTGGCGCTCGGACGGGTCGAAATAACCCTCGAGACGTCTCTCAGCGAGCTACTGCTGCTCGTCACCAGCCTGATGGCACTCGTGTTCCTCTACGAAGCGTTTCCCGAGGAGTTGGTGTTTCGCGGATACCTCTATCACAACCTCGCCGCCGCGTATTCACAGCGATTGGCAGTGGCCGGTCAGACGGTCCTGTTCACCCTCTGGGCGGTCACCATCGGAGCCGCGCCCACGGTCGAACGCGTCGTGATCTTCCTCGCTATGGCAGCCGTGCTCGGGATGATCCGAGCCATCACCGGCGACGTCTGGGCGTGTATCGGCTTTCACGTCGCCTTCCAGACCGTCCAACAGTTGTTCGCCGGCGGGTGGGCCGGTCACGCGTTCGCCGTCACCAATCCCGGAACGCTCGAGATGATCGCGTTCGGAATCGTCCCCTTCGCGCTCTCGATCGCAGTGCTCGAGATGTTCGTTCAGAACGACGTGGACTGGGGCGAGCCCGAATCGACACCGTTCGAATAG
- a CDS encoding HalOD1 output domain-containing protein, producing the protein MECYPPQNRGPQDSVSVRIVKRIAAHEGVDPIDLSPPLYTAIDPDALNSLFEPPISGSGRAGRVTFTYRGHTVIVENAEDIAITIKEHSPSHDERDTALSQER; encoded by the coding sequence ATGGAATGTTACCCTCCCCAGAACCGCGGCCCACAGGATTCGGTATCCGTTCGAATCGTCAAGCGTATTGCGGCCCACGAAGGGGTCGATCCGATCGACTTGTCACCACCGCTGTACACCGCCATCGATCCGGATGCGCTGAACTCGCTGTTCGAACCACCGATTTCCGGTTCCGGGCGGGCTGGACGGGTCACGTTCACCTACCGCGGACACACAGTGATCGTGGAGAACGCCGAGGACATAGCAATCACCATCAAAGAGCACAGCCCGAGCCACGATGAGCGCGATACTGCCCTGTCACAAGAACGATGA
- a CDS encoding ABC transporter permease: protein MSWIHVARKDFEDAIRSMMLWALSVLMILTVAGISAIPHLLYIPGEGPAPGFDEAMSFMFTWMTLMISIIGLVVGYQAIVKERESGTIRFLLGLPNTRRDVVFGKVLGRSAVVAVPTAIGFLVGAVVIGALYDGFGVADYVGLFAFSILIGLVYVSVAVGVSAAVSTRAKAVAGVLGIYVVFDWIWWTVPMGIYWILERELPGTTDLPAWYLLLERFGVWEPLGAIASAVVDIAGVETVSTADRIAGDVPFYLETWFAWVFVAAWIIVPLGIGYYRFNRAVLS, encoded by the coding sequence ATGAGCTGGATCCACGTCGCCCGCAAGGACTTCGAGGACGCGATTCGATCGATGATGCTCTGGGCGTTGTCCGTCCTCATGATTCTAACCGTCGCGGGGATCTCGGCGATACCGCACCTCCTCTACATCCCCGGCGAGGGACCGGCTCCCGGGTTCGACGAGGCGATGAGCTTCATGTTCACGTGGATGACCCTGATGATCTCGATTATCGGACTCGTCGTCGGCTATCAGGCGATCGTCAAAGAACGCGAGTCCGGAACCATTCGATTCCTTCTCGGACTTCCGAACACCCGCCGAGACGTCGTCTTCGGGAAGGTTCTGGGACGAAGCGCCGTCGTCGCCGTCCCGACGGCGATCGGCTTTCTCGTCGGCGCAGTCGTGATCGGCGCCCTCTACGACGGCTTCGGCGTCGCAGACTACGTCGGACTCTTCGCGTTTTCGATCCTCATAGGACTGGTGTACGTCTCGGTCGCGGTCGGCGTCTCCGCAGCCGTTAGCACGCGTGCGAAGGCCGTCGCCGGAGTCCTCGGAATCTACGTCGTTTTCGATTGGATCTGGTGGACCGTTCCGATGGGGATCTACTGGATCCTCGAGCGCGAGCTCCCGGGAACCACCGACCTTCCCGCGTGGTACCTTCTCCTCGAACGGTTCGGCGTCTGGGAGCCCCTGGGCGCGATTGCGAGCGCGGTCGTCGACATCGCCGGCGTCGAAACGGTTTCGACGGCCGATCGAATCGCCGGCGACGTTCCGTTTTACCTCGAGACCTGGTTCGCCTGGGTGTTCGTCGCGGCGTGGATTATCGTCCCGCTCGGGATCGGCTACTACCGATTCAATCGAGCGGTGTTGAGCTAA
- a CDS encoding universal stress protein translates to MSIREKRHPQPPITMYDRILVAIDDSEHAAFALEHAVDLATSVDAVVFALTVVEPSSPMSFGVEEVDELNEAATRLVEETREASDDIDDLEVRVDVLRGEPSDAILEYAAEIDADLLVVGQGGASGIAEALLGGTSERLSRQTTTPMTIVPGSEPADQG, encoded by the coding sequence ATGTCGATCCGCGAAAAGAGACACCCACAACCGCCGATCACCATGTACGACCGGATTCTCGTCGCGATCGACGACAGTGAACACGCCGCATTCGCCTTAGAACACGCGGTCGACCTCGCAACGTCCGTCGACGCGGTCGTCTTCGCGCTCACAGTCGTCGAACCGTCCTCGCCGATGTCCTTCGGCGTCGAGGAAGTCGACGAACTCAACGAGGCGGCGACTCGGCTGGTCGAGGAGACGCGCGAGGCCTCCGACGACATCGATGACCTCGAGGTTCGCGTCGACGTGCTTCGGGGGGAACCGAGCGACGCGATTCTCGAGTACGCCGCGGAGATCGACGCGGATCTGCTCGTCGTCGGCCAAGGAGGTGCGAGCGGGATCGCAGAGGCGCTACTCGGCGGTACGAGCGAGCGACTCTCCCGGCAGACGACGACGCCGATGACGATCGTTCCCGGATCAGAACCGGCCGACCAGGGGTAA
- a CDS encoding ABC transporter ATP-binding protein: protein MRAIHTKSLTREFGNITAVKSLDLKVPEGEIYGFLGPNGAGKSTTINMLLGFTPPSSGTGTVLGHDIEDESLAVRQSIGVLPEDFGMYERLTARKHVQFAVDTKGANDDPDVLLERVGLADAADRKAGGFSTGMKQRVALAMALVGDPDLLVLDEPSSGLDPNGAREMREIIRSENERGTTVFFSSHIMEQVEAICDRVGIMRDGRLVAEDTIDALKDQFAADSRLKVTVDAVESGVVSALESLEGVSDVSVDGTAISAALTDSRRKAPVINTVEETGAVVTDITSEEPSLEDLFAAFTNDTHSPADSAPREQAVVTEEESSA, encoded by the coding sequence ATGCGGGCAATCCACACAAAATCACTCACTCGAGAGTTCGGGAACATAACGGCGGTCAAGTCCCTGGATCTGAAGGTCCCCGAAGGGGAAATTTACGGCTTCCTCGGGCCGAACGGTGCCGGGAAGTCAACGACCATTAATATGCTTCTCGGGTTCACGCCGCCGTCGTCGGGAACCGGGACGGTACTCGGTCACGACATCGAGGACGAATCGCTCGCCGTCCGGCAATCAATCGGCGTGCTTCCCGAAGATTTCGGCATGTACGAGCGCCTAACCGCTCGAAAACACGTCCAGTTCGCGGTCGACACGAAAGGGGCGAACGACGATCCCGACGTCCTTCTCGAGCGCGTCGGACTCGCCGATGCGGCCGACCGAAAAGCCGGCGGCTTCTCCACCGGGATGAAACAACGCGTTGCGCTCGCGATGGCGCTCGTCGGCGACCCCGATCTGCTCGTCCTCGACGAGCCGTCCTCCGGACTCGATCCCAACGGCGCCCGGGAGATGCGCGAGATCATCCGGTCGGAGAACGAACGCGGAACGACCGTCTTCTTCTCGAGTCACATCATGGAACAGGTCGAGGCGATCTGCGATCGCGTGGGGATTATGCGCGACGGACGCCTCGTCGCCGAAGACACCATCGATGCGCTCAAAGACCAGTTCGCGGCCGACTCGCGACTAAAAGTTACGGTCGACGCCGTCGAGAGTGGAGTCGTTTCTGCGCTCGAGTCGCTGGAGGGCGTCTCGGATGTGTCCGTCGACGGAACGGCGATTTCCGCCGCGCTGACCGACTCGAGGCGGAAGGCACCGGTCATTAACACCGTCGAAGAAACCGGGGCCGTCGTGACGGATATCACGAGCGAGGAGCCGTCGCTCGAGGATCTGTTCGCGGCGTTTACGAACGATACCCACTCTCCGGCCGATAGCGCGCCGCGTGAGCAGGCCGTCGTCACCGAGGAGGAAAGCAGCGCATGA
- a CDS encoding SDR family NAD(P)-dependent oxidoreductase: MDGPDLTDRVVLVTGSGRGVGRELLLATAECGAKTAVHYHTSADEAREVAAAARERGASESTTVQGDVTDPESVDGLVSAVESELGTVDVLVNNVGDFAPSHWESIDLETWNRVLETNLNGTALCSKRVLPGMREAGFGRIVNVGYASSDRAMVNPKNFPYFVAKTGVLQFTRMLAADTQNDGITVNAISPYVVENSAEFPEELPRGRPADFEDLIRPLYFFLDPENEYVSGENVEVDGGWLPEDV, translated from the coding sequence ATGGACGGACCAGATCTCACGGACCGCGTGGTCCTCGTCACCGGCAGCGGCCGAGGCGTCGGGAGAGAACTCCTGTTGGCGACGGCCGAATGCGGTGCCAAAACGGCCGTTCACTACCACACCAGCGCCGACGAGGCCCGCGAGGTCGCAGCCGCCGCCCGCGAGCGCGGCGCGTCCGAATCGACGACGGTGCAGGGCGACGTTACCGATCCCGAGTCGGTCGACGGCCTCGTCTCGGCGGTCGAATCCGAACTCGGAACCGTCGACGTGCTCGTGAACAACGTCGGCGACTTCGCGCCGTCACACTGGGAATCGATCGACCTCGAGACGTGGAATCGAGTGCTCGAGACGAACCTCAACGGCACCGCCCTCTGTTCGAAGCGCGTCCTCCCCGGCATGCGCGAGGCGGGATTCGGTCGGATCGTCAACGTCGGCTACGCCTCGAGCGATCGGGCGATGGTCAACCCCAAGAACTTCCCGTACTTCGTGGCCAAGACCGGCGTCCTCCAGTTCACCAGAATGCTTGCCGCGGATACGCAGAACGACGGAATCACCGTCAACGCCATCTCGCCGTACGTCGTCGAGAACTCGGCGGAGTTCCCCGAGGAGTTGCCGCGGGGGCGGCCAGCGGACTTCGAGGATCTGATCCGCCCGCTGTATTTCTTCCTCGATCCCGAAAACGAGTACGTGAGCGGCGAAAACGTCGAAGTCGACGGCGGGTGGCTGCCCGAGGACGTGTGA
- a CDS encoding TetR/AcrR family transcriptional regulator, which yields MTSSHAPSIPDDTYEELIEATVAALYKKGYADLGVRDIDAEFSKSRQLINHYFDGKDELITELLLYLLEFDERPLESPDSDPVSKLNEDIDNILLGSNMDDDDEFWRFMTIIYDIQSQAHHNSDHRELINQISDEYIDHLSEIIRDGIDQGVFTDVDPVRMARIIDDLITGTHIRKINLGQDEAPAEMRETIDDIVISRVLLNSSTE from the coding sequence ATGACGTCCTCACACGCTCCATCGATTCCGGACGACACGTACGAAGAACTGATCGAAGCGACGGTCGCTGCGCTGTACAAAAAGGGATACGCTGATCTCGGGGTTCGAGATATCGACGCGGAGTTCAGTAAAAGTCGGCAGCTCATTAACCACTACTTCGACGGAAAAGACGAACTGATAACGGAACTCCTGTTGTACCTCCTCGAGTTCGACGAACGGCCGCTCGAATCGCCCGACAGCGATCCGGTGTCGAAATTGAACGAGGATATCGATAACATACTGCTCGGGTCGAACATGGATGACGACGACGAATTTTGGAGATTTATGACCATAATCTACGATATTCAGTCCCAGGCCCACCACAACTCGGATCACCGGGAACTCATCAACCAGATATCAGACGAATATATCGATCACTTGAGCGAGATCATACGGGACGGCATCGACCAAGGCGTCTTTACCGATGTCGATCCCGTACGGATGGCGAGAATTATCGACGACCTGATCACCGGCACACACATCAGAAAGATCAATTTGGGTCAAGACGAGGCACCCGCGGAAATGCGAGAGACGATCGACGACATCGTGATTTCTCGAGTGTTGCTGAACTCCTCAACAGAGTGA
- a CDS encoding ROK family protein encodes MVYYAGVDLGATNVRAVVATDDGTIIGRSQNGTPRGPTGIDVTEGILTTVRTACDEAGIDPEQVVAAGIGSIGPFDLAEGAVIDPANLPDTIDRIPLTGPISKLLETDEVHLHNDTAAGVIGERFHADRNPDDMVYITISSGIGAGVCCDGEILQGWDGNVGEIGHCVVDPRERLTCGCGRDGHWEAYCSGNAIPQFTRLLAEDDPTISTDLPLEDPDFSAKDVFDLAGEDELADYTIEQMAHWNALGVTNIIHSFAPLLVSFGGAVALHNEELVVDPIRERVSEMVMTNVPEIRVTDHGDDVVVEGAIASALTGGTGDRRRLER; translated from the coding sequence ATGGTCTACTACGCGGGCGTCGATCTCGGCGCGACGAACGTGCGCGCGGTCGTCGCTACGGATGACGGGACGATCATCGGTCGGAGCCAGAACGGGACGCCGCGGGGCCCGACCGGGATCGATGTCACCGAAGGGATCCTGACGACGGTCCGAACGGCGTGTGACGAAGCGGGGATCGATCCGGAACAGGTCGTCGCCGCGGGGATCGGCTCGATCGGGCCGTTCGACCTCGCGGAGGGGGCCGTCATCGACCCAGCGAACCTTCCGGATACCATCGATCGCATTCCGCTGACGGGCCCGATCTCGAAACTCCTCGAGACCGACGAGGTACACCTCCACAACGACACTGCCGCTGGGGTCATCGGCGAGCGCTTCCACGCGGATCGCAACCCCGACGACATGGTCTACATCACGATCTCATCGGGGATCGGGGCCGGCGTCTGTTGTGACGGCGAAATACTGCAGGGGTGGGACGGCAACGTCGGCGAGATCGGCCACTGCGTCGTCGACCCGCGAGAGCGACTCACCTGCGGGTGCGGTCGCGATGGGCACTGGGAAGCCTACTGTTCAGGGAACGCGATCCCGCAGTTCACGCGGCTGCTCGCCGAGGACGACCCGACGATTTCGACCGACCTCCCGCTCGAGGATCCCGATTTTTCCGCGAAAGACGTCTTCGATCTGGCCGGCGAGGACGAACTGGCCGATTACACAATCGAGCAAATGGCCCACTGGAACGCACTCGGCGTGACGAACATCATCCATTCGTTCGCGCCCCTGCTGGTCTCCTTCGGCGGCGCGGTCGCGTTGCACAACGAGGAACTGGTCGTCGACCCGATCCGCGAGCGGGTCTCGGAGATGGTGATGACGAACGTGCCCGAGATTCGGGTCACAGACCACGGCGACGACGTGGTCGTCGAAGGAGCGATCGCGAGCGCGCTCACGGGTGGCACCGGCGACCGGCGACGGCTCGAGAGGTAG
- a CDS encoding LVIVD repeat-containing protein yields the protein MRRRAVLRATGGVCLSLGVAGCLFDSDAEDPTGSYEPLDRVSLEGAAEAVVGDDGETTYVAGVDGFATVDVTDPEDLTVLTERKNLLEDENAGDAAGERFLDILDVKVSADRLVVAGPANRGFDGVFHGFLVYDVSDPAEPVLAADPYETDYHIHNCFVDGDILYVAANKVTSDTGTSTGNTGTGTGDTGAADTGGGSTASAPHNPLVVFDISGGEIEELARWSLLEYEPDWADVDWLLRYLHDITVTDGLAALSYWNAGTYLLDVSDPTDPQVLTSLLETDLETQRGYDTDFEIRDAQFGLPGNDHFAAVDDTGDILAIGRESWETDLESATGPGGIDLYDFTDPANPIRRSTIEAPEGYDETYGGEPWTTSHNFELRDGRLYSSWYGGGVKIHDLSDLASPAELAWWREPTTASFWTARVITPGETFAASSTAYTTADNPENALYTFPIESSKQADPPSLTDPSLFR from the coding sequence ATGCGACGACGAGCCGTTCTTCGGGCGACCGGAGGCGTGTGCCTCTCGCTGGGTGTCGCCGGCTGTTTGTTTGATTCCGACGCCGAGGACCCCACAGGTTCTTACGAGCCGCTGGACCGCGTCTCGCTCGAGGGGGCCGCGGAGGCCGTGGTCGGCGACGACGGTGAGACCACCTACGTGGCCGGCGTCGACGGCTTCGCCACCGTCGACGTGACCGACCCCGAGGATCTGACGGTGCTGACCGAACGGAAGAACCTACTCGAGGACGAAAACGCGGGCGACGCCGCTGGGGAACGGTTTCTCGACATCCTCGACGTGAAAGTTAGCGCCGACCGACTGGTCGTCGCGGGACCGGCAAACCGCGGATTCGACGGGGTGTTTCACGGATTCTTGGTGTACGACGTGAGCGATCCCGCAGAGCCCGTCCTCGCGGCCGATCCGTACGAAACCGACTACCACATCCACAACTGTTTCGTCGACGGCGATATTCTCTACGTGGCCGCGAACAAGGTTACGAGTGATACCGGCACGAGTACGGGCAATACCGGCACGGGTACGGGCGATACCGGCGCGGCCGACACAGGCGGCGGTTCGACCGCATCCGCGCCGCACAATCCGCTCGTCGTCTTCGATATTTCGGGCGGCGAAATCGAGGAACTCGCCCGGTGGTCGCTTCTCGAGTACGAACCCGACTGGGCGGACGTCGACTGGTTGCTGCGATACCTCCACGACATTACCGTCACCGATGGTCTCGCGGCACTCTCCTACTGGAACGCTGGTACCTACCTGCTCGACGTGAGCGATCCGACCGATCCGCAGGTTCTCACGAGCCTCCTCGAGACCGACCTCGAGACCCAGCGCGGGTACGATACGGACTTCGAGATCCGGGACGCACAGTTCGGCCTCCCGGGGAACGACCATTTCGCCGCGGTCGACGACACCGGCGACATTCTCGCGATCGGCCGCGAGAGCTGGGAAACCGACCTCGAGTCGGCGACCGGTCCGGGCGGCATCGACCTCTACGATTTCACCGACCCGGCTAATCCGATCCGCCGGTCGACGATCGAGGCCCCGGAGGGGTACGACGAAACCTACGGCGGCGAGCCCTGGACGACCTCCCACAACTTCGAACTGCGGGACGGCCGCCTCTACTCGTCGTGGTACGGGGGCGGCGTGAAAATCCACGACCTCTCGGACCTCGCGTCGCCGGCGGAACTCGCCTGGTGGCGCGAGCCGACGACGGCTTCGTTCTGGACGGCGCGCGTGATAACGCCCGGTGAGACGTTCGCCGCGAGCAGCACGGCCTACACGACGGCCGACAATCCGGAAAACGCGTTGTACACGTTCCCGATCGAATCCAGCAAACAGGCCGACCCGCCGTCGCTGACCGATCCGAGCCTCTTCAGGTGA
- a CDS encoding NifU family protein — MSDSQAEQPLRERVERWLAREMPIIQMHGGTSAVRTADPDTGEVVIELGGGCSGCSVSDITTGNIEAELLTWDEIEDITVRVPDARDQLGGPDQAESIMGIDRTEGGRGDWGSSNPGKDHL; from the coding sequence ATGAGTGACTCCCAGGCCGAACAGCCGCTCCGCGAGCGCGTCGAACGGTGGCTCGCACGCGAGATGCCGATCATCCAGATGCACGGCGGTACCAGCGCGGTTCGAACCGCGGATCCCGACACCGGCGAGGTCGTCATCGAACTCGGCGGGGGCTGTAGCGGCTGCTCGGTGAGCGACATCACGACGGGCAACATCGAGGCAGAACTCCTCACATGGGACGAAATCGAGGACATCACCGTTCGCGTCCCCGACGCTCGAGACCAACTCGGCGGCCCCGATCAGGCCGAATCGATCATGGGTATCGACCGGACCGAAGGCGGCCGGGGCGACTGGGGATCGTCGAACCCCGGAAAAGATCACCTGTAG